One Enterococcus silesiacus genomic window carries:
- a CDS encoding ribosome maturation protein RimP, with protein MSSVVETVTELVTPILEKQNFELVEVEFVKEGRDWFLRVFIDKEGGIDILDCALVSEQLDEKLDAMDPDPIPQAYFLEVSSPGAERPLKKESDYENAVGEYIHVSLYQTIDGEKQFEGVLKTVDKDQLTLTVKIKTRVKDYTFERKNIAKARLAIQF; from the coding sequence TTGAGTAGTGTTGTGGAAACTGTTACCGAGTTAGTCACGCCAATCTTAGAAAAACAAAATTTTGAACTTGTAGAAGTAGAGTTTGTTAAGGAAGGAAGAGACTGGTTTCTCCGTGTCTTTATTGATAAAGAAGGCGGTATTGACATCTTAGACTGTGCACTTGTAAGTGAGCAGCTAGATGAAAAGCTTGATGCTATGGATCCTGATCCGATTCCCCAAGCATATTTTCTGGAAGTGTCCTCTCCGGGAGCTGAACGTCCGTTGAAGAAAGAAAGCGACTATGAAAACGCAGTTGGAGAATATATCCATGTTTCACTTTATCAAACAATCGATGGTGAAAAACAATTTGAAGGTGTTTTAAAAACAGTTGATAAAGATCAGTTGACCTTAACCGTCAAAATCAAAACAAGAGTCAAAGATTATACATTTGAACGGAAAAACATTGCCAAAGCTCGTTTAGCAATTCAGTTTTAA
- a CDS encoding 50S ribosomal protein L7, whose amino-acid sequence MDKEKILNFLGLAMRAGKLVTGEELTIGDIRSNKAKFVFVAADASDNTRKKIKDKCSYYNVPCDESFFQAELSHAIGKTRMVIGINDQGFAKKFKELIKG is encoded by the coding sequence ATGGATAAAGAGAAGATACTAAATTTTTTAGGTTTGGCTATGAGAGCTGGAAAACTAGTAACTGGTGAAGAATTAACGATCGGTGATATCCGCAGTAATAAAGCGAAATTTGTTTTTGTTGCAGCGGATGCTAGTGATAATACAAGAAAAAAAATCAAGGACAAATGTTCTTATTACAACGTTCCTTGCGATGAGTCGTTTTTTCAAGCAGAGTTAAGTCATGCGATCGGTAAAACGCGTATGGTAATCGGCATCAATGATCAAGGCTTTGCAAAGAAATTCAAGGAACTAATCAAAGGTTAG
- a CDS encoding DNA-binding protein, translated as MKKRKIPMRKSVVSGEMKPKKELVRIARSKEGEVAIDPTGKMPGRGAYVALEPKEVQEAWDKHILDRVLETTLTDEFYQELLNYVEHQKARNELFGNG; from the coding sequence ATGAAAAAAAGAAAAATCCCGATGCGCAAATCTGTTGTTTCAGGTGAAATGAAACCGAAAAAAGAATTAGTTCGAATCGCACGCTCTAAAGAAGGCGAAGTTGCCATTGATCCTACTGGGAAAATGCCAGGACGAGGTGCCTATGTCGCTCTTGAACCAAAAGAAGTCCAAGAAGCATGGGATAAACATATTTTAGATCGTGTGTTGGAAACGACGTTGACGGATGAGTTTTACCAAGAATTATTAAACTATGTTGAACACCAAAAAGCACGGAATGAGTTGTTTGGCAATGGATAA
- a CDS encoding transcription elongation factor NusA has protein sequence MSKEMLNALDALEAEKGISKEIVIDALEAALVSAYKRHYGQAQNVEVEFDGKKGNIHVYAVKEVTEEVFDSQLEVSLKEAMEVNKAYEMGDKIRFEVTPKDFGRIAAQTAKQVILQRVREAERNIIYNEFSAYENDIMQGIVERQDRRYIYVNLGKIEAVLSKQDQMPNEFYQPHDRIKVYVSKVENTSKGPQVFVSRSHPDLLKRLFEQEIPEVYDGIVEIVSIAREAGDRSKVSVRSTDSNIDPVGTCVGPKGQRVQAIVNELKGENMDIVEWSEDPAVFISNALNPAQVVDVIFDPNNNKACTVVVPDYQLSLAIGKRGQNARLAAKLTGFKIDIKPESEMEDYYAQLAENQETPEEEVHDEAIVESAMTADDYENVEFEEKTTEDEEQV, from the coding sequence ATGAGCAAAGAAATGTTAAATGCACTAGATGCATTAGAAGCTGAAAAAGGTATTTCTAAAGAGATTGTGATTGATGCACTGGAAGCAGCATTAGTTTCCGCATATAAAAGACATTATGGTCAAGCCCAAAACGTTGAAGTAGAATTTGACGGAAAGAAAGGCAACATCCATGTTTATGCCGTTAAAGAAGTAACAGAAGAAGTATTTGACTCGCAGCTTGAAGTATCATTGAAAGAAGCAATGGAAGTCAACAAAGCTTATGAAATGGGTGACAAGATCCGTTTTGAAGTAACGCCAAAAGACTTTGGTCGTATTGCAGCACAAACGGCTAAACAGGTTATTTTGCAACGTGTTCGCGAAGCAGAAAGAAATATCATTTATAACGAATTCAGTGCTTACGAAAATGATATCATGCAAGGGATTGTTGAAAGACAAGATCGCCGTTATATTTATGTAAACTTAGGAAAGATCGAAGCTGTGTTATCAAAACAAGATCAAATGCCAAATGAATTTTATCAACCTCATGATCGTATCAAAGTCTACGTTTCAAAAGTTGAAAATACATCAAAAGGCCCGCAAGTTTTTGTTAGCCGTAGTCATCCTGATTTACTGAAGCGATTATTTGAACAAGAAATCCCAGAAGTGTATGATGGGATTGTAGAAATCGTCAGCATTGCTCGTGAAGCAGGGGATCGTTCAAAAGTTTCAGTTCGCTCAACGGATTCAAATATCGATCCAGTTGGAACCTGTGTAGGTCCAAAAGGACAACGTGTCCAAGCAATCGTGAATGAATTAAAAGGCGAAAATATGGATATCGTTGAATGGAGTGAAGACCCAGCAGTTTTCATCAGCAACGCATTGAATCCAGCACAAGTGGTCGATGTTATTTTTGATCCAAATAATAATAAAGCTTGTACAGTAGTCGTTCCTGATTATCAGTTATCACTTGCTATCGGTAAAAGAGGACAAAATGCTCGTTTAGCCGCTAAATTGACTGGTTTTAAAATCGATATTAAACCAGAATCAGAAATGGAAGATTATTATGCACAACTTGCAGAAAATCAAGAAACTCCTGAAGAAGAAGTGCACGATGAAGCAATCGTAGAATCTGCTATGACTGCTGATGATTACGAAAACGTTGAGTTTGAAGAAAAAACAACTGAAGACGAAGAACAAGTCTAA